The following proteins come from a genomic window of Malus sylvestris chromosome 4, drMalSylv7.2, whole genome shotgun sequence:
- the LOC126619238 gene encoding alkaline/neutral invertase A, mitochondrial-like, with the protein MNSLSLLCHATMKPTCRILNRCRNSAFFGFPRPATWLHGLTKTGNSSSFCVNFEQNCQYHANPFRISGSGGVFDDARKASQVPSWSLGQSGIISRSYSAGIGTASRGVSVIASLASRFRNLSTSIETRVNDNNFEKIYVQGGINVKPLVERIDKDENIVGGEESRIEVGDGKKSESLNEATVVTSEREYSDIEKEAWRLLRDSVVTYCGNPVGTVAANDPGDKQLLNYDQVFIRDFVPSALAFLLKGEGEIVRNFLLHTLQLQSWEKTVDCYSPGQGLMPASFKVRTVPLDGNKTEEVLDPDFGESAIGRVAPVDSGLWWIILLRAYGKITGDYGLQERVDVQTGLKMILNLCLTDGFDMFPSLLVTDGSCMIDRRMGIHGHPLEIQALFYSALRCSREMLAVNDGSKNLVRAINNRLSALSFHIREYYWVDMKKMNEIYRYKTEEYSTEATNKFNIYPDQIPLWLMDWIPEEGGYFIGNLQPAHMDFRFFTLGNLWSIVSSLGTPKQNDAVLNLIEAKWDDLVGHMPLKISYPALEFEEWRIITGSDPKNTPWSYHNGGSWPTLLWQFTLACIKMGRIELAQKAAALAEKRLRSDRWPEYYDTRTGKFIGKQARLYQTWTIAGFLTTKMLLENPEKAALLFWDEDYELLEICVCALSKSGRKKCSRGAAKSQILV; encoded by the exons ATGAATTCCCTGAGTCTTCTTTGTCACGCAACAATGAAACCCACCTGTAGAATCCTCAATAGATGTCGAAACTCGGCGTTTTTTGGGTTCCCACGGCCTGCAACATGGCTGCATGGTTTGACGAAGACTGGAAATTCGTCCAGTTTTTGTGTCAATTTTGAGCAAAACTGCCAATATCACGCCAACCCTTTTCGTATTTCGGGGTCTGGAGGCGTTTTCGATGATGCCCGAAAAGCCTCTCAGGTTCCCAGTTGGAGTCTTGGCCAATCTGGGATAATATCTAGGTCTTATAGTGCTGGCATTGGCACAGCTAGTAGGGGTGTTTCTGTGATTGCTAGTTTGGCATCCAGGTTTCGGAACCTTTCAACGTCAATTGAGACCCGTGTGAATGATAACAATTTCGAGAAGATATATGTTCAGGGTGGTATAAATGTGAAGCCTTTGGTGGAGAGGATTGATAAGGATGAGAACATTGTGGGAGGGGAAGAATCGAGGATAGAAGTTGGTGATGGAAAGAAATCTGAAAGCTTGAATGAAGCTACGGTTGTGACTTCGGAGAGAGAGTATTCGGATATTGAGAAGGAGGCGTGGAGGCTATTGAGGGATTCGGTTGTGACATATTGTGGGAACCCTGTGGGGACTGTGGCTGCAAATGATCCCGGTGACAAGCAACTGCTGAATTATGATCAGGTCTTTATCCGTGATTTTGTTCCATCGGCACTTGCTTTCTTGCTTAAAGGAGAAGGGGAGATTGTGAGGAACTTCCTCCTCCATACATTGCAATTGCAG AGTTGGGAGAAAACTGTGGATTGCTATAGCCCAGGACAGGGATTGATGCCTGCAAGTTTTAAAGTTAGAACTGTACCTCTCGATGGAAATAAGACTGAAGAAGTTTTAGATCCAGATTTTGGTGAATCAGCTATTGGACGTGTTGCACCTGTAGATTCTG GATTATGGTGGATTATTCTGTTGAGGGCTTACGGAAAGATAACTGGTGACTATGGATTACAGGAGAGGGTGGATGTTCAAACAGGCTTGAAAATGATTCTGAACTTGTGCTTAACTGATGGGTTTGATATGTTTCCATCTCTTTTAGTCACTGATGGTTCCTGCATGATAGACCGGCGGATGGGTATCCATGGTCATCCCCTTGAGATCCAA GCCTTATTTTACTCGGCTCTTCGATGCTCCCGTGAGATGCTTGCTGTAAATGATGGATCCAAGAATTTGGTAAGGGCCATCAACAACAGACTCAGCGCTTTGTCATTCCACATCAGAGAATACTATTGGGTGGATATGAAAAAGATGAATGAGATATATCGATATAAGACAGAAGAGTACTCTACGGAGGCTACCAACAAGTTCAATATCTACCCTGATCAAATTCCTCTATGGTTAATGGACTGGATTCCAGAAGAAGGCGGGTATTTTATTGGCAATCTACAACCAGCCCACATGGACTTTAGGTTTTTCACTCTTGGAAATCTTTGGTCCATTGTTTCATCATTGGGTACTCCGAAGCAAAATGATGCTGTATTGAATTTGATTGAAGCCAAATGGGATGATCTTGTGGGCCATATGCCACTTAAGATATCCTACCCTGCCTTGGAGTTTGAAGAATGGCGTATAATCACTGGCAGCGACCCAAAGAATAC CCCATGGTCATATCATAATGGCGGATCCTGGCCGACGCTCCTGTGGCAG TTCACATTGGCATGCATCAAGATGGGCAGAATCGAACTAGCTCAGAAAGCAGCTGCTTTGGCTGAGAAGAGGCTTCGTTCTGACCGCTGGCCCGAATACTATGATACAAGGACAGGGAAGTTTATTGGAAAGCAAGCGCGGCTTTACCAAACATGGACCATTGCTGGGTTCCTTACAACTAAAATGCTGTTGGAGAATCCAGAGAAGGCGGCCTTGCTATTCTGGGACGAGGACTACGAACTTCTTGAGATCTGTGTTTGTGCACTTAGCAAGAGTGGCCGGAAAAAATGCTCCAGAGGTGCCGCTAAGTCTCAGATTCTTGTATAA